Proteins encoded in a region of the Zea mays cultivar B73 chromosome 2, Zm-B73-REFERENCE-NAM-5.0, whole genome shotgun sequence genome:
- the LOC103646611 gene encoding momilactone A synthase: MASSAVIVPASPRKLEGKVAVITGGASGIGERTARLFVEHGAHVVVADIQDEAGARVCADLGAGAASYVHCDVTSEDDVAAAVDHAVATFGALDIMFNNAGVSGPACYSVRESGKADFERVLAVNLVGPFLGTKHAARVMVPSRRGGCIIGTSSVAAAVTGVSSYAYACAKRAMVTLTENAAAELGQHGIRVNCVSPAGVATPLTMRYMGLEAEALEQAMEGMANLKGVGALRVHDVAAAVLFLASDDARYISGHNLFVDGGISVANPSTGTSKD; the protein is encoded by the exons ATGGCAAGCAGTGCCGTCATCGTCCCTGCCTCTCCAAGAAA GTTGGAGGGAAAGGTGGCCGTGATCACTGGCGGGGCGAGCGGGATAGGGGAGCGCACGGCCCGGCTGTTCGTGGAGCACGGCGCCCACGTCGTGGTGGCCGACATCCAGGACGAGGCCGGCGCGCGCGTCTGCGCCGATCTCGGCGCGGGTGCCGCCAGCTACGTCCACTGCGACGTCACCAGCGAGGACGACGTCGCGGCCGCGGTGGACCACGCCGTGGCGACGTTCGGCGCGCTGGACATCATGTTCAACAACGCGGGCGTCAGCGGGCCGGCGTGCTACAGCGTCCGGGAGAGCGGCAAGGCTGACTTCGAGCGCGTGCTGGCCGTGAATCTGGTGGGCCCGTTCCTCGGCACCAAGCACGCGGCGCGGGTGATGGTGCCCTCGCGCCGCGGTGGCTGCATCATAGGGACGTCGAGCGTGGCGGCGGCAGTGACTGGCGTGTCGTCGTACGCGTACGCGTGCGCGAAGCGCGCGATGGTGACTCTGACGGAGAACGCGGCTGCGGAGCTCGGCCAGCACGGCATTCGCGTGAACTGCGTCTCCCCCGCGGGGGTCGCCACGCCGCTGACCATGAGGTACATGGGCCTCGAGGCGGAGGCGTTGGAGCAGGCAATGGAGGGCATGGCCAACCTCAAGGGCGTGGGCGCACTGCGGGTGCACGACGTCGCCGCCGCCGTGCTCTTCCTGGCCAGCGATGACGCGAGGTACATCAGCGGCCACAACCTGTTCGTCGACGGCGGGATCTCCGTCGCGAATCCATCCACTGGAACGTCCAAAGATTGA